The sequence AGTCTCCGCCGCCGTGCTGCTCGATGCCGGCGATCGACTCGGTGACCCGCCTGCGCCAGAGGCGGTCGCGGTCGATGATCTCCTACGTCGCCGCACCTGGCGGGAGCTCGCCGATCGGGTGGCGCAGGTCGCGACCTGGCTGCGGGAGGATCAGGGTCTGCGTCCTGGTGACCATCTGGCGATGGTGATGGGCAATCGGGTGGAGTTCGTCGAGCTGGTTCTCGGTTCCCTGCTCGCCGGGGTGTGGCTCACCCCGATCAACTGGCACCTGACCGCCGATGAGGCCTCGTTCATCGTCGGCGACTGCGGAGCGCAGCTGGTCGTGGCCGATCCCGAGTTCGAGGCGATGGCGCGGGCGGCAGCAGGCGAGTGCCCGGTCGTGGTCGCGGGGGAGGAGCTCGACTCGGCGTTGGAGGCCCTCAGCCCGGTGGCGAACGGCGACCTCGATGCCGGCGGGCCAGCGGGCGGCAACATGTTCTACACCTCGGGCACCACCGGCCGGCCGAAGGGGGTCAAGCGCACGGCGCAGCCCACGGTGCGCCAGCAGCTGCGATCCCTGGCCCGTGGAGGTCGCGTGGTCGGGCTCGACGGTACCGGCCCCCACCTGGTCACCGGGCCGCTGTACCACGCCGCGCCGGTGGGGTTCGCGGTGATGGACCTGCTCAACGGCGCGCCCCTGGTGCTGATGCCCAGATGGGACCCGGCCACCGCTCTGCGGCTCATCGAGGAACGGTCGATCCGTCACACCCATGTCGTGCCCACCATGTTCGTGAGGTTGCTGCGCCTACCCGACGAGGTGCGCGAGCGCTTCGACCCCTCCTCGCTGTCGCTGGTGCTGCACGGCGCGGCCCCGATCGCCCCGAGCGTCAAGCGGCAGATGATCGAGTGGTGGGGGCCGGTGCTGGTGGAGTACTGGGGGGCGAGCGAAAGCGGGGTGGTCACGCTGGTGGACTCCGCGGACTGGCTGGCTCATCCCGGCACCGTCGGCCGTGCCATCCCGGCCTACGAGGTCTACGCAGGCGACCCGGAGGGCAACCCGCTCCCCGCAGGGACCGAGGGGACCTTGTGGTGCCGGAGCGCCGGCGGGACCCAGGTGTTCAGCTACCACAACGCACCGGACAAGACAGCCAGCGTGCACGCTGGCCCCGGCACGTACACCATCGGCGACATCGGCTACGTCGATGCCGACGGCTGGGTGTACCTCTCCGATCGTGCCGCGCACACGATCATCTCGGGAGGGGTGAACATCTATCCCGCCGAGGTCGAAGCGGTGCTGGTCGAACACCCCGCGGTGGTCGACGTGGCGGTGTTCGGGATCCCCCACGACGAGTGGGGAGAGGAGGTGAAGGCTGCCGTGGAGCTCGCGGACGGGATCACCCCCACACCGGAGCTGGAGACCGAGATCATCGCCTTCGCGAGGGAACGACTCGCTGGCTTCAAGGTGCCTCGCTCGATCGATTTCGAGCCAGAGCTGCCCCGACACCCCACCGGCAAGCTCTACGTCCGCCAGCTGCGCGACCGCTACTGGTCGGGTCGCGACCGCCGCATCTGAGGGCCTCCGGCGCGCGCCGGGAGCCAGCTCAGGTGTGGCAGTGGCCGTTGGAGGGCGGCGGCACGTCGAGCGCCGGGTTGCGATCGAAGAACCCGAAGGGAACGAGCAGGAAACCCGTGCACTCGACCGGCATCACCGGCCAGTCCTCGGGTCGCACGAGATGAGTGACGCCGAAGGTGTGCCACACGACGATGTCGGTGTCGGTGATGGGTCGGTCTGCGGCGGTCCAGCGCGGGAGCCCGTCACCCCCTGCCGACTGGTTGGCGTGATCTCCGGCCGCTCGCCGCTCGTCGGGGTGGTAGGGGGTGACCCAGAGGTTGTGCTTGGCGAACCCGGCCCGCCTCGCCACCCACGAGTCGTCGCCGGCAAGCATGGTCGGCGAGGACTGGGGGATGAGCTTGTAGCTCACAGGCAGTCCGAGGCGGTTCACGCGGCGCGGGTTCACGATGCGCCACGAGCGGCTGGTCGCCGGGTTCATCTCCCGCCGCGCCTGCAGCTCGGTCTCGAGCGTGGTGGCGACCGAGACGATGCCGTTGTGCCACTCGTTGCCCGGCCCCGGTGGCTGCGGCTCGGCGTTCACTTCGACCACCGAGTTCGTGAAGCCGTCGACGGCCATGTCGAGCCGGACGCAGAACAGGTGCTGGTGGTGTGGGGCAGCGAGCCCCGGTGCGATCAGGTTGGCGTTGCCGGGGTCGGCCCCCGGCGCGACCGCTTGGGGTTGGACGATGCCGGTCAGCTTGACCTCGAGCTGGATCGATCCGTCGAGGTAGAAGTACCAGTAGAACGCGTACTCGTAGTTCCCGACGGTGTAGATGGCGCTCACCACCAAGCGCCGCTGGCGGCGCACCTCGGTGCGGAACGAGTGCATGTCGTGGTGCTTCCAGAGGATGCTGTAGTCCTCTTCGTGCATGCAGATCGCGTTGGTGACGATGTTGACGTCGCCGCGTTCGGTCAGCATCGGGGCATCGAAGTAGTGGATCTCGCCGAGGCAGTCGCAGCCGAGCTCGAGCGAGTTGACCATGCGGCCCATGCCCCACTCGCCGGCGTCGAACGCGTTCTTCCACCGGTGCATCGGATCAGTGCTGCCGTAAGGGACGACCATCTCCGAAAGCGACGCCCGGTGGATGATCGGCCGGAGGCGCCCACCGTCCTCGTAGCCGATCTGGTGGAGCACCAGGCCTTCGATCGGGTCGAGGGTGACCCGGAACTGCCAGCGCTGCCAGCGGACCAGGTTCCCCTCCACCATGAAGCTCGGGCCTTCGGGTTGGGTGATCTCGATCGGCTTCAGATCGGTGCGCAGCGCGACCTGGTGCTCGGGGTAGTAGCTGCCGCTCTCCTCCGGGATGGGGACGACACCGAGGTCCTCGACGAACAGCACCTCGCCGGTGCCGAGGTCGACGTGGGCGAGCACGCCCTCGATTGGGTGGGCGTAGCCGTTGTCCTCGGGGTGCTCGCGCAGGTACGAGATCACCTTGGTGAGCCGCCGACCCTCCTCATGGGGGAGCCCGAAGGTCCCCGGCGGCCACGGATCGAGCTGCACCCGGTCGAAGTCGTCGATGCCGCGGCGGCGCATCGCGGCTTGCCAATCGGGGTGCCCCTTGACCGCCACGATGGCACCGAGCGCCTCCTCGAACAGGACAGGGGGACGCGCCGGCTCGATGACGTCGAGCGACTCGACCCGGCGGGCGGTGAGCGAGATGATGGCCTCCGCCAGCGCGCAGGGGCCGGCCACGGCGACGATCCGCACCCTGCGGGGCACCTGGCCGCCGGTCTCGAGGGTGGCGAGCTCCTCACGGGAGGGCTCCGAGAGCGAGGCGGACACGAAGAGGGGATCGGCCTCGCCGCGAGCCTCCCGGTAGAGGGCGGCGGCGGTCCGCAGCTCGTTGGGAGTGAGCGCCTCGAGCGGGTGGGTCATGGGCCGGGCACCTCCAGGAAGCCGGTCAGGGCCGCGATGAGCAGGGTTGGATCGGCGGCACCGCACAACTCGCGAGCTGAGTGCATCGCGAGCTGCGGGAGGCCCACGTCGACGGTCGGCACTCCGAGGCGGGCCGCGGTGATGGGGCCGATGGTCGAACCGCACGGCAGGTCCGTACGGGTGACGAACCGCTGGAGCGGCACGCCCGCGCGCTCGCAGGCCAGGGCGAACGCCGCTGTACCGGCCGCATCGGTGGCGTAGCGGACGTTGCTGTTGACCTTGAGCACCGGCCCGCCGTTGACCCGGATCTGGTGTTGGGGCTCGTGCCGATCCGGGTAGTTCGGATGGGTGGCGTGCGCGCCGTCGACCGATGCGCACATCGATCGGGCCAGCGAGCGATGGAAGGCCTCTCGTTCCCCACCAGCCGCGAGGCAGATGCGCTCGAGCACCGTGGGCAGCATCGTGCTGTCGGCGCCCCGGGCGGACTGGCTGCCGATTTCCTCGTGGTCGAACAGGCAGACGACGGGGACCGGCCCGGCACCGGTAGCAGGCGGGAGATCCTCCAGGGCGCGCAGCGCGGCGTAGCACGAGGCGAGGTTGTCGATCCGGGGGGCGCTGACCAGCTCTTCGTCGACACCGACCAGTGCCGACGGGCATAGGTCGTGAGCCATCAACTCCCAGCCGAGGATGTCGTCGGGACCGACACCGAGCTCATCGGCCAGGAAGCGCTGGAAGGTGCCCTCCCCGGTCGACCCGACGCCCCAGACGGGCGCGAGATGCTGCTGCGGGTCGAGCTTGAGACCGGTCTCGTTGACCCCGCGGTCGAGATGGATCGCCAGCTGCGGGATGCGCAGCAGCGGCCGGTCCACGCGCACGAGCTGCAGGTGCGCCCCGCCGGTGCCGTCGCGCAGCGCCACCCGGCCCGACAGCCCGAGGTCGCGGTCGAGCCAGGAGTTCAGCAGAGCGCCGCCGTAGACCTCGACACCGACCTGGCGGAAGCCGGCAGCACCCGTGTCGGGGTTCGGCTTGATGCGCAGGTTGGGGCTGTCGGTGTGGGCGCCGATGATGCGGAACCCCTCCTCGACGCGCCGGCTGTCGTCGCAGACCCAGGCGACGAGGGAACCGCCCCGGATGACGATGTGCCGGCCGGGACCGGGGGGCCAGGTCGCCGCCTCATCGAGCCGTTCGAAGCCGAGCTCGTGGAGCCGCCGGGTCGCGGCCTGCACCGCGTGGAAGGGTGATGGGGACTCGTCGATGAACTCGATGAGGCCCCGAGCTTCCCCAGAGCGGTCCGGCACGCCGCGGAGGTTACCCGCCGGCCCTGGGGCACCGCCCCGGTCTCGCCGAGCGGGGCCGAGCGGGGATCGTGCCGCGCCCCGGGAATGGCTGGGCCTTCGGCCTCCGTGTAGCATTCGGCACCCTTTCGCTGCCTGGCCAGCGTCGTCCAGGTGGATGCAGCGAAGCCCGTTCCCTGCGCGTGGCCCGCCACGCCTCGAGTCCGGAAGACGTATGCGTTCACAGCCACACGACCAGCCGGGGCGGCGAACCCCCCCAGGCACGCCACGATCCAGCCCGGAGCTGCCTCTGGCCCAGGGCCTCTATGACCCCCGCTTCGAGCACGACGCCTGCGGCGTCAACTTCGTGGTGCACATGAAGGGCCTGCGCAGCCACGAGATCGTGCAGATGGGCATCGGCGCGCTCTGCAACCTCCAGCACCGAGGGGCGTTGGGTGCCGAGGTGAACACCGGCGACGGCGCCGGCATCCTGCTGCAGGTCCCGGACCGCTTCTTCCGGGACGAGGTCGACTTCGACCTGCCCGCCGAGGGTCAGTACGCGACCGGCATGGCCTTCCTGCCCCGCGACCGGGACAAAGCCGACGAGGTGGCGAAGCAGATCGAGAAGATCGCGGCCAGCGAGGGATTACGGGTGCTCGGCTGGCGTGACGTGCCGCACGACGACTCGATGATCGGCGAGTCGGCCCGGGCGGTGGAGCCCACCTTCCGACAGGTGTTCCTCGCGGGAGACGACCTGCTCGACCTGGCGTTGGAGCGACGCGTCTACATCGTCCGCAAGCGCATCGAGCACGAGCTGGGGCCGGTCAACGGGGTGAGCGGCGCGTACTTCCCGAGCCTCTCGAGCCGCACGTTCGTCTACAAGGGCATGCTCACCACACCGCAGCTGCCCGAGTTCTTCCCCGATCTCACCGACGAGCGGGTCGAGTCCGCGCTGGCACTGGTGCACTCGCGCTTCTCGACCAACACCTTCCCGTCCTGGCCGCTCGCACACCCGTTCCGCTACATCGCCCACAACGGCGAGATCAACACCGTGCAGGGCAACCGGAACTGGATGCGGGCCCGGGAGGCGTTGCTGGCGAGCGATCTGCTCCCCGGCGAGCTGGATCGGATCTTCCCCATCTGCACGCCGGGGGCCAGCGATTCGGCCACCTTCGACGAGGCCCTCGAACTGCTCCACATGGGTGGGTACTCGCTGCCGCACGCGGTGCTCATGATGATTCCCGAGGCGTGGGAGCGGCACGAGTCGATGACGCCGGAGAAGAAGGCCTTCTACCGGTTCCACGCCTCGCTGATGGAGCCGTGGGACGGGCCGGCGTCGATCGCGTTCACCGACGGCACCGTGATCGGAGCGGTGCTCGATCGCAACGGCCTCCGGCCGTCGCGGTACTGGGTGACGAGCGACGACCTGGTGATCATGGCCTCCGAGGTGGGCGTGCTCGACGTGCCCCCCGAGCGGGTCGTCCAGAAGGGCCGCCTGCAGCCGGGCCGGATGTTCCTGGTGGACACCACCGCCGGGCGCATCATCGGCGACGCCGAGATCAAGGGCCAGCTCGCCGGAGCCAAGCCCTACCAGGCCTGGCTCGACGAGAACCTGGTCGAGCTCGACCTGCTGCCCCAGCGCTCTCATGCCCTGCCATCGCACGGCTCGGTGGTGGAGCGCCAGCAGACCTTCGGGTACACCTCCGAGGAGCTGCGGCTCATCATCGAGCCGATGGCTCGCACGGGTGCCGAGCCGATCGGCTCGATGGGGACCGACACCCCGCTGGCGGTGCTGTCGTCGCGTTCCCGGCTGCTCTACGACTACTTCCACCAGCTCTTCGCCCAGGTGACCAACCCACCGCTCGACGCCATCCGGGAAGAGCTGGTCACCGCCATCGGCGCCACCGTGGGGCCGGAGGGCAACCTGCTCGCACCCGGCCCGCGCTCGTGCCGGCAGATCTACCTGCCCCGGCCGGTCCTCGACAACGACGAGCTGGCCAAGATCAAAGCCATCCACACCTATCCCGGGCTGGACGACTTCCGGACCGTCGAGATCTCCTGCCTGTACCCGGTGGCGGAGGGTGGTTCCGGGCTACGGGCGGCGCTGGACCGCATCCGGCAGGAGGCCAGCGAGGCCATCGAGCAGGGGGCGACCATGCTCGTGCTGTCCGACCGGGGGTCGACGGCGAAGCTGGCGCCGATCCCCGCGCTGCTGGCCACGAGCGCGGTGCACCACCACCTGATCCGGGAGAAGAGCCGGACCCGAGCCGGGCTGGTGGTCGAGACCGGCGAGGCCCGCGAAGTGCACCACATGTGCCTGCTGATCGGCTACGGCGCGGCGGCCGTCAACCCCTACGTCGCGTTCGAGACCATCGAGGATCTGATCGCGGAGGGTCGCAGTGAGCTGAAGGACCCCAACACCGCCATCCGCAACTACATCAAGGCGTGCGGCAAGGGGATCCTGAAGGTGATGTCGAAGATGGGCATCTCCACGGTGGCCTCCTACACCGGGGCCCAGATCTTCGAGGCGATCGGGCTCGCGCACGACTTCGTGGACGAGTTCTTCACCGGCACGGTCAGCCGGCTGGGGGGCATCGGGCTCGAGGAACTGGCCGCGGAGGTGGAGGCCCGGCACCGGCTCGCGTACCCGAAGAACCCCACCGAGCGGGCCCACCGGACGCTCGAGGTGGGCGGTGAGTACCAGTGGCGTCGCGAGGGCGAGTACCACCTGTTCAACCCGGAGACGGTGTTCAAGCTTCAGCACGCCACTCGTACCCGCCGCTACGAGATCTTCAAGGAGTACACGAAGCTCGTCGACGACCAGGCACGCCGCCTGGCCACCCTGCGGGGGTTGTTCGAGTTCCGCGAAGGGGTGCGCGAGCCCGTGCCCCTCGACGAGGTCGAGCCGGTCTCGGAGATCGTGAAGCGGTTCAGCACCGGTGCGATGTCCTACGGCTCGATCTCGGCGGAGGCCCACGAGACCCTGGCCATCGCCATGAACCGGCTCGGGGCGCGCTCGAACACCGGGGAGGGCGGCGAGGACCCGGAGCGGTTCGTGCCGCTGCCCAATGGTGATTCGAAGCGCAGCGCGATCAAGCAGGTGGCCTCGGGGCGGTTCGGGGTGACCGCCGAGTACCTCACCAACGCGGATGACCTGCAGATCAAGATGGCTCAGGGAGCCAAGCCCGGGGAGGGTGGGCAGCTCCCGGGGCACAAGGTCTACCCGTGGATCGCCTCCACCCGGCATTCCACGCCGGGCGTGGGGCTCATCAGCCCGCCACCACACCACGACATCTACTCCATCGAGGACCTCGCCCAGCTCATCCACGACCTGAAGAACTCGAACCCGGCGGCCCGGGTGCACGTGAAGCTGGTGGCCGAGGTCGGGGTGGGCACGGTCGCGGCCGGGGTCTCGAAGGCGCATGCAGATGTGGTGCTCATCTCGGGGCACGACGGCGGCACCGGCGCAGCGCCGCTGACGTCGATCAAGCACGCCGGCGGGCCGTGGGAGCTCGGCCTGGCCGAGACCCAGCAGACTCTGCTGCTCAACAACCTGCGCGACCGCATCGTGGTGCAGGTCGACGGCCAGCTGAAGACCGGCCGCGACGTGGTGATCAGTGCGCTGCTCGGCGCCGAGGAGTACGGGT comes from Rhabdothermincola sediminis and encodes:
- a CDS encoding AMP-binding protein, encoding MLLDAGDRLGDPPAPEAVAVDDLLRRRTWRELADRVAQVATWLREDQGLRPGDHLAMVMGNRVEFVELVLGSLLAGVWLTPINWHLTADEASFIVGDCGAQLVVADPEFEAMARAAAGECPVVVAGEELDSALEALSPVANGDLDAGGPAGGNMFYTSGTTGRPKGVKRTAQPTVRQQLRSLARGGRVVGLDGTGPHLVTGPLYHAAPVGFAVMDLLNGAPLVLMPRWDPATALRLIEERSIRHTHVVPTMFVRLLRLPDEVRERFDPSSLSLVLHGAAPIAPSVKRQMIEWWGPVLVEYWGASESGVVTLVDSADWLAHPGTVGRAIPAYEVYAGDPEGNPLPAGTEGTLWCRSAGGTQVFSYHNAPDKTASVHAGPGTYTIGDIGYVDADGWVYLSDRAAHTIISGGVNIYPAEVEAVLVEHPAVVDVAVFGIPHDEWGEEVKAAVELADGITPTPELETEIIAFARERLAGFKVPRSIDFEPELPRHPTGKLYVRQLRDRYWSGRDRRI
- a CDS encoding primary-amine oxidase, with the translated sequence MTHPLEALTPNELRTAAALYREARGEADPLFVSASLSEPSREELATLETGGQVPRRVRIVAVAGPCALAEAIISLTARRVESLDVIEPARPPVLFEEALGAIVAVKGHPDWQAAMRRRGIDDFDRVQLDPWPPGTFGLPHEEGRRLTKVISYLREHPEDNGYAHPIEGVLAHVDLGTGEVLFVEDLGVVPIPEESGSYYPEHQVALRTDLKPIEITQPEGPSFMVEGNLVRWQRWQFRVTLDPIEGLVLHQIGYEDGGRLRPIIHRASLSEMVVPYGSTDPMHRWKNAFDAGEWGMGRMVNSLELGCDCLGEIHYFDAPMLTERGDVNIVTNAICMHEEDYSILWKHHDMHSFRTEVRRQRRLVVSAIYTVGNYEYAFYWYFYLDGSIQLEVKLTGIVQPQAVAPGADPGNANLIAPGLAAPHHQHLFCVRLDMAVDGFTNSVVEVNAEPQPPGPGNEWHNGIVSVATTLETELQARREMNPATSRSWRIVNPRRVNRLGLPVSYKLIPQSSPTMLAGDDSWVARRAGFAKHNLWVTPYHPDERRAAGDHANQSAGGDGLPRWTAADRPITDTDIVVWHTFGVTHLVRPEDWPVMPVECTGFLLVPFGFFDRNPALDVPPPSNGHCHT
- a CDS encoding M18 family aminopeptidase yields the protein MPDRSGEARGLIEFIDESPSPFHAVQAATRRLHELGFERLDEAATWPPGPGRHIVIRGGSLVAWVCDDSRRVEEGFRIIGAHTDSPNLRIKPNPDTGAAGFRQVGVEVYGGALLNSWLDRDLGLSGRVALRDGTGGAHLQLVRVDRPLLRIPQLAIHLDRGVNETGLKLDPQQHLAPVWGVGSTGEGTFQRFLADELGVGPDDILGWELMAHDLCPSALVGVDEELVSAPRIDNLASCYAALRALEDLPPATGAGPVPVVCLFDHEEIGSQSARGADSTMLPTVLERICLAAGGEREAFHRSLARSMCASVDGAHATHPNYPDRHEPQHQIRVNGGPVLKVNSNVRYATDAAGTAAFALACERAGVPLQRFVTRTDLPCGSTIGPITAARLGVPTVDVGLPQLAMHSARELCGAADPTLLIAALTGFLEVPGP
- the gltB gene encoding glutamate synthase large subunit, with the protein product MRSQPHDQPGRRTPPGTPRSSPELPLAQGLYDPRFEHDACGVNFVVHMKGLRSHEIVQMGIGALCNLQHRGALGAEVNTGDGAGILLQVPDRFFRDEVDFDLPAEGQYATGMAFLPRDRDKADEVAKQIEKIAASEGLRVLGWRDVPHDDSMIGESARAVEPTFRQVFLAGDDLLDLALERRVYIVRKRIEHELGPVNGVSGAYFPSLSSRTFVYKGMLTTPQLPEFFPDLTDERVESALALVHSRFSTNTFPSWPLAHPFRYIAHNGEINTVQGNRNWMRAREALLASDLLPGELDRIFPICTPGASDSATFDEALELLHMGGYSLPHAVLMMIPEAWERHESMTPEKKAFYRFHASLMEPWDGPASIAFTDGTVIGAVLDRNGLRPSRYWVTSDDLVIMASEVGVLDVPPERVVQKGRLQPGRMFLVDTTAGRIIGDAEIKGQLAGAKPYQAWLDENLVELDLLPQRSHALPSHGSVVERQQTFGYTSEELRLIIEPMARTGAEPIGSMGTDTPLAVLSSRSRLLYDYFHQLFAQVTNPPLDAIREELVTAIGATVGPEGNLLAPGPRSCRQIYLPRPVLDNDELAKIKAIHTYPGLDDFRTVEISCLYPVAEGGSGLRAALDRIRQEASEAIEQGATMLVLSDRGSTAKLAPIPALLATSAVHHHLIREKSRTRAGLVVETGEAREVHHMCLLIGYGAAAVNPYVAFETIEDLIAEGRSELKDPNTAIRNYIKACGKGILKVMSKMGISTVASYTGAQIFEAIGLAHDFVDEFFTGTVSRLGGIGLEELAAEVEARHRLAYPKNPTERAHRTLEVGGEYQWRREGEYHLFNPETVFKLQHATRTRRYEIFKEYTKLVDDQARRLATLRGLFEFREGVREPVPLDEVEPVSEIVKRFSTGAMSYGSISAEAHETLAIAMNRLGARSNTGEGGEDPERFVPLPNGDSKRSAIKQVASGRFGVTAEYLTNADDLQIKMAQGAKPGEGGQLPGHKVYPWIASTRHSTPGVGLISPPPHHDIYSIEDLAQLIHDLKNSNPAARVHVKLVAEVGVGTVAAGVSKAHADVVLISGHDGGTGAAPLTSIKHAGGPWELGLAETQQTLLLNNLRDRIVVQVDGQLKTGRDVVISALLGAEEYGFATAPLVVSGCVMMRVCHLDTCPVGVATQNPELRRRFSGKPEFVVNFFEFIAEEVRELLARLGFRSLDEAIGHTEVLDTRRAVEHWKASGLDLTPILTMPALAEGASRRRVREQDHGLEHALDNELIHLAQPALERGEPVRIELPIRNVNRTVGTMLGHELTKRYGGAGLPDDTITVQFTGSAGQSFGAFVPRGITLRLDGDANDYTGKGLSGGRIIIRPPAGSPFAAEENIIAGNVILYGATGGEMFLRGMVGERFCVRNSGATAVVEGVGDHGCEYMTGGRVVVLGPTGRNFGAGMSGGIAYVHDVDGTFPERLNYEMVDLDPLDETDREWLREIVQRHLDETGSVVAARLLDSWHTWVEQFRKVMPKDYKRVLEAQRRAEEQGEDVLEAIMAAAHG